The DNA segment TGAGTTCTTTCTCTTTTCAACCCACTGTGATTGTTTGACAGGTCCCAGAAAGAAAATTGTTCACCATTAGAATATATTTCtcctacagattaaaaaaaaaaattaaaaattgattacCTTTTTGAAACTTGGGCTAATTCAGGATGTTTTAAATAGCatggcttttgttttatttattttttagggagatttcacataaatggaatcctaAACAAATAGGAGAACACCTTCTATTAAAATCGTAAGTATCAAAAGCAGCATTTGTATTGAAATTTAATCAGTTTTTATAGtgttagaacttaaaaaaaacttattaaaTAAAAGTTAAGGAAAATAAGAGCAAAAGAAATATTTGTGGGACTAAAACTTAgtaagaaaattaacaaagtttGGGAATAAAATCCTGAAATATATGTTATCTTTCAAATCTTTCTCATGTGGAAGGCTGAAATCACaacttaatttttctttgtgttcttaGGAAGTTAGCAAGGATCATCAACTTGTTAAATGTGAATTGCcaggaaaattattattattataattattatcattattttattggtAAGCAGACATACAAATTTATTTGTATGGTGATGAGCAAACTCAAAACCTTAGTGTCATTAAAATGTAATCCTAAAGGCACTTAGTGACATTACAACACtgaccatttttatagattagaaTTTTActcttcactttttaatttttcttgaagatTGTGAATTGGAAACCCCCCAGCTTGCTGGCTCCCTCTGTGGGACATTCCAGCACATTATTACTTAGTGATGTTCCATTCACCTTGAAAACCACTACTTGCCAGGACCTGGCCCATGGGGTTAGGTAAGTCCCACCTTGACATTATTTTAAGTGACTATATTTTGCAGGCTTGCAAAGTTGTATGTCTCAACAGTGGCAATAGGAAGCAACTTTGCAAAGctgtacaatattttttttaataataaaaggggACTTCACTCACCATGGAAGACTGGCTTAGCTCTGCTGGGTGGGAAATCTGGGAATGAATAATGATAATAGATAGGACCATAGCAGAACAGTAGCCTTGTTCAGATGTCACTAAAAAGGCAAGCAATGGAGTGGATCCCTCATCCTAAATTTGAAGTATCCGATTCATAGGTCACGTAGTGAATCATAAACAAGCCCACGTTTTACTCCaaaataagttattttctttGCAGGTTCCCCCTGTGTTATTTTAATACACAGTTTTTCATCTCTAATTGTTGAGTAAAGCATCTTATGTTATAGGTCTCTGAAGTATCTTTAGGCTATAAGTATTAATAGTTGAAAACCTTGAAACTGTTATTCAAGCTTGAATATAGATTATGTTGATATATTAAAGTAGGTATTAAAAAAATTAGTGTAAATTTCTTGTTTCAGTGTACTGATaagtttgttttaatttctacaGCCTAACTTATATAGTGGCAATGCCTTTTTATTCAGCAAGTCTAATTGAAACAGTACAGGTGAGCtatttttcattgtcattttttcattaaaaatgtcttttggaATATTCAGTATATTGTGTATGTCTAATAgtgtaataaaaatttaagacaatATCCTTCTAAAAAACCTTTTCCACTGATACATGCATATATCAGAGATTATATACTGGGTAAAAAAGCTTTTCCACGATACATGCATATATCAGAGATTATATACTGGGTAAAAAAGCTTTTCCACCGATACATGCATATATCAGAGATTATATACTGGGTAAAAAAGCTTTTCCACCGATACATGCATATATCAGAGATTATATACTGGGTAAAAAAGCTTTTCCACCGATACATGCATATATCAGAGATTATATACTGGGTACATTGCCAGTGTGTCAGTTTTCTTTGCAAATTTACTTTACGCCTCTAGTGTTAATTCTTTTTATCCCTTACGATAGGCAGCTGTACTCTCCATTCAGATGTCTCAGAACCCAGCCTATGACTGGCTctgaatagaaaaaaatctatagGGTCCCGCCGAACTTTTTAAGACGCTTATGTATAAGTCACATGGTTATGGCTTATCAGATGATAAATGACTGCTTGAACGGGAAGCAGTGAGGAGAATGGTTCCCGTGGCTGGTTGACCAGGTAGCATTGCGTTTGATTCTAGTGCAGAAGCCGCGGCGATGCCTGCTCACGTTACGTTGTTTCCTGTCGCTCACCGCGCGGTGGCGCTGCCGGTGCACCGAGCTCAGCGCCCTTCTCACGCACCGTCCTCCGCTTAAAACTGAGCGGGCCTCCGGGACCCTCTCCACCCCGTCCGCAGTCTGGTCCCgccgccgcccccacccccgccgtcTGCTGTCTCCGGTGGCAGGTGCTCTAGCGTATTTCTGTCTTTGCCGTGTATGAGTTTTCTCTCTATAAAAGCCTCACTGGATCCGCGTTACCCCTTCAAATTACTCTTTTTCCACTCAGGTGCTTTTCTGGCCACATCGTTGATTCTGTATGTATTTTGTAGAATTATTACTCGACATCAGTGTCTTGCTACCCAGGTGTTTCCTCTCCCCTTGCACGTGACAGTGTGAAAATGATGCGACCTTTGCCTGGGCTGCAGGGTAAAGAGCTATCACTGTCAGAGGGCACCATTTCAAAGACGAGGAAAGCAACAGCaggaagataatgaaggacaaacAAGCAGGGTGATATACTGGGGAAAACAAGTGTTAGCTTCAGACAGCCCTGTATCAAATCATTTCTCTGCTTAAATTAGGTGTGTGACTTAGAGCTGATGCCTTAGCCCTTCtaaatcttatttttctcatcctTAAATTGGAACCGTATTTTATGAACTGAATtgcaaagattaaatgaattatttgtGTAGAGTTCCTAGCTCACTAGCTGTTCATTCTGATTTTTCTAACCCAGTATCTCCGATGTCTTTCCTGCCCgggctccctcctgcctctctcctgGCTCGCTCTCCTCCTCCTCAGATCTCTCCTCTCTCGAGCGCCCTCCCTGCTTTCAGTGCGGTCTTGACCGCGTCTTCGCTGTGCTCCAGGGCGCAGGCCGTGGCCCTCATTGCTCTGTATCACAGTCACTGTCCAGGGGAACTCATGTACCCCAGTGACTCCTTCCACCTCTCCCATCTCCACGAGCTTAAAAATTAGGGAAGTCTTGCTTTTCGTATCTCCTTCATCCTTCATAACTAATCGGTCATCCTGTCCTCAGTTCTGACTTCAGAGAGTATCTGAGATGGTCTGCTCCTTCCCACCGATAGGCCCCCCCCCATTCCCAGCCCTTCATGTCACATAGCTGGTTTCTTCCTAGTTCATGGGCGGGGTGCGGGTTTGCCCGTCTGGGGAGCTCAGATCTCTTTGAGAACAGTCTTTGCCTTGAAAATCACACATTTGTGCATAGATCTCCTAAAGAACACTTCCTGAAGCTCTTAAATATCAACTTCCTAGTGATTTGTTGTCTTTTACTAAGACCCCTTGTTCTATTTCCTGGATTTAAAGGCCATTCTACTTACTCATGCAAGGCTAGTGTTCTTACGTTGCAATGCTCATATCCTTTTGCTGAGTAAGGATCCATGTTGACTCGTATTCTCTGAGATGAATTTCAGACTTCTCAGCAGAGTAAACAAGATAAATAAAAGGATACTTCATGGTACTAAGTgccaaagagaataaaaataaaacaaagaaattaagagGTGTAATGGGTACAGAGAAGtgattactatttttttaagatCCGGAAAGTTCTCACTCAGAAGCAAAAGTCCTTTGAGTAGAGGTGTGAACATAAGAACTACACGGGTATTTGGGAGCAGAACGTTCTAAGCAGAGGGAACACAGGTGCAAAGACCCTGCGAGAGGCTGGCATCCAGCGTGTGTTTGCGAAGCAAAGAGGAGGCCAGTACGGCTGACGCTGACTCGGGACGGAGAACAGGAGGAGCTGAGGTCTGAGATGGAAAAGGGTGAGCGCGCACACAGGGCGCCGAAGAGCACTGTGATTGTTCAGCTTTGCTCTGAGGGGGACAGGAAGTCGGTGGTGGGCTTGAGCAGGAGGATGACATGATCTGACTTAGGTCCTGAAGAGGATCTCTTTGGCTGCTGTATTACAATAGGCTGGAGTGGGAAGGGAAACAGGCAGGGAAATGACCAAGGCTAGGTGGGCTCATCTTAGTCTCGTGGTTTTGCTTTACTGAAAACTCGCACATTTATGTGTCCGGCTCCGACCTTTTCCTTTTAGTCTGGACTGTAAAGTGCACTCGGCGCTCACACCCTAGACTCCGCATTTCTGAACTCGGGATCCCCCACCGCTGCTGGCCGGAGCGCGGCCCAGCTCCACGAGAGGACTGCTGTCCCTCCAGCGCCTCTGGCGGCAGCTCTGGGCTCATCCTTGACTTCTCTTTCCCATGACCCACATCCCGTCCTCCAGGAATTCCTGCTCGCTGTAATTTGGTGATAAAAGCCCAGTTGaagcattttatttcctttgctgtgtgctATTCCAGCCCACCATCACATCTTTAACTGGTGTCTCAGCCTCTGCTCCCACGCTCCTCTGCACGACAGCCTCTGCAACACAAATTACATCTCACCATCTTACGCTGAAGACCAGCTGGTCATTTCCCATCTGACTAAGGACCAGAGTCTGCACAGTGGCATGCTGTGGCCCAAGAACACCACTTGAActtcacttttctctcttctcttcagcCTCTGCTGCAGCCAAATGGGCctctttgttgttcttgttgtttagttgctaagtgtccaactcttctgcagccccgtggactgtagcccgccaggctcctctgtccatgggattctccaggcaaggatactggagtgggctgccattcccttctccaggggatctttctgatacaaggatcgaacccttttctcctgcgttggcaggtgggttctttaccactgagctaccaggagagTCCTTTTCTGCCTGTCTGCTCCTCTGTAACGAGTATCACAACTTCTTATACACACCCCATACTTAACAAAATAGAGACATTGCGGATGATAGTGGCTTAACATCTCCTGAGGCTTTCTGTGCACCAGCCTTCTTGCATTTAATGCTCCCAGCAGCTCTGTGCATAAAGGTAGGTCGGCCTAATCCCACTTTTGTAGAAGAGTAAGCTCTTAGAAGTAAAGTCACGGGTGCCCTTGATCACAGAACCAGCAGGTCCATACTGGAGCCAGGGGTAAAGCCATGCTTTCAATCAAGCCCTGTGCCTCCTCGTGTAGGGTAGTTGCTGCTTTTCAGGATGAGTCCTGGGGAGCTTCTTGAGGCTGGGACACCTGGTGTGTCCCCCGCCACGGCTCTTCCCTGTCTCCCTTCCCCAGCTGGAACAGCTTCCAGCTTCGCTGCTGTTCtgtgaaattttatttgaaaaaagaatctaATACCTAGATAACATTTGACATTTGCGAACCCTTGATGTTTCTCCCCTTTAGTCAGAACATTAACTTGAAAGGGATTTAAAGACCTAAAAAGAATCCTCCTTTGTGGTGGAAGAAGCAGATGATGACTTTTACTCTTTCCCTCCTTTTCATCTCAGAGTGAGATAATCCGAGACGGCGCGGGGATTCTGGAGTGTGTGAAGGAGGGGATTGGCAGAGCGATCGGCCTGGGCGTGCCTCACAGCAAGCGCCTGCTGCCGCTCCTGTCCTTGGTCTTCCCCACGGTGCTGCACGGGGTTCTCCATTACGTCATCAGCTCGGTCGTCCAGAAGGTCGTCCTGCTCATCCTGAAGAGAAAGGCTTACGACGGCCACCTCGCCGAGGGCGCCAGCCCGGTGCAGAGCATGCTGGATGCCTACTTTCCGGAGCTCATCGCCAACTTCGCGGCCAGCCTCTGCTCTGACGTCACGCTCTACCCGCTGGAGACGGTTCTGCACCGCCTGCACGTGCAGGGAACACGCACGATCATCGACAACACAGACCTGGGCTATGAGGTGCTTCCGATTAACACGCAGTACGAGGGCGTGCGAGACTGCGTCAACACCATACGGCAGGAGGAGGGCGCGCTCGGCTTCTACAAAGGGTTCGGTGCGGTGGTCATACAGTACACGCTGCACGCGGCTGTGTTGCAGATCACCAAAATTATTTACTCCACGCTTCTTCAAAACAGTGCTTGAGAGTCAGAGTCCTGGTTAGTCTGAAAGACAGCCTCTGGATACTTTGTTAGGAAGTTATGAAGGACAGAAGTGAAACACTGGGGCTTCAAAACGGACAAGAGCTAAAACTGGCAGGAACAGCCCAGGATGATTATATTGActctccactttttaaaaaaggcatagATACATGTTTTGGATTCAGAGTAttccaaatttgaaaactcagtaaAAACACTCGTATGAATTAAATTCTAGCTAGTATAGCACTAATGCCAAACTAAAAAGAATCTTGGGAAGAAGCAAACTGAAAGCCAAATCTCACAGAGCTAGATTTATTTCATCTGACTTTAATATTTATACACGTTTATTTCACCTTCTGGACTGATATTGGTATGTCATTCTTACAGCGTATAGTAGCAGGAGGTCATAGTTTAAGCAAATTATGGTGTCAGTAATAAAGACAAGAAGGATTAGATTTGGCAGTCTGTAAACAGAAGCTGAGAGTTTTAAATCGCACTGTCCCTGTAGAACTTCAATGGCCATACATATATTATCATGAAACCATTTGTATGCATGCACATAACTTGGAATTTCCTTCATCCCTACATGTTTTCCACTCTTAGCTCAGCTTACTGTATAAAATGAAGTTAGGCACTTTCTGCTTGAATATCAGAACAAAGCACTAGAAGCCAAGGTACCCAGAAGATTAAAGGCAGACGGCATACTTGTCCATATCAAACCCACCACTTCAGGGCCAGCAACTTAAACTTGTCATACGTTTATAAAGTTTGATTTGCTTACCTAGTTTTATGAATCATCAGACTGTTTTTAGAGCCACTGTTATTAACAGACAGCAAATAATGATGATGACGATTCCTATTTCCACATTTACAAATTGTGTACTAAAGGGAATGTCACTTGCCTTTCATTTCTGAATGACCTGTCTTAGAGAAGTCATGATTAAAATTTACCTGGGAATTTGTGCCTCATGCCTTTCATAGAGTCATCATTAAATAatggctttaatttttattttcttctagtttttgtCCATAGTTGTATTCTCCAAACTAGATATACATAAAGGGAAATGCAGGTTTATCACCCTTTATTGAAACTTGTTTGGATGAATACTGATGAAAAATAGAAACTTTAAAGGAAATTTGTCCTTGCTTTTTATGGGTGAAGAAAAGAATTTCaataaataataagcaaaaaTGTTGGTAAtcagtttaataaaaaaaattctgtctgtTCCTAAATTGAATTTGGTGGGTGAGGCTCTTTGTAtagtaaaataatatgtatttgatTGATCCATTTAGCAAGCTGGAGTATGGTTACTGCACTGATGTTGTCCAACCTAGAATGCATACAAACAGATCTGTTTTACTTACTGAATGTCAGTGAAATGGTTACTTTTTGTGATTAATAATGTTGAAACCAAAAGATGATATCCAAAAGTATCAAACAGTATATATGTGGCAACTCTCTCAACTATCATGTgaatgtgttttggttttttttttttgtttttgatgactaAAGCACACAGGTTTTCCATTTTCCTGTTCCACCAAGagggggaaaataaaattaa comes from the Bubalus kerabau isolate K-KA32 ecotype Philippines breed swamp buffalo chromosome 1, PCC_UOA_SB_1v2, whole genome shotgun sequence genome and includes:
- the SLC25A46 gene encoding mitochondrial outer membrane protein SLC25A46 isoform X2: MHPRRPDGFDGLGYRGGARDEPGFGGAFPARSFSSASDLSRWVTSPPDIPGSRNLHWAEESPPRGAPAPCTPPEGPAEGPCPGGAGRSGEQLNRFAGFGIGLASLFTENVLAQPCIVLRRQCQVNYHARHYHLTPFTVINIMYSFNKTQGPRALWKGMGSTFIVQGITLGAEGIISEFTPLPREISHKWNPKQIGEHLLLKSLTYIVAMPFYSASLIETVQSEIIRDGAGILECVKEGIGRAIGLGVPHSKRLLPLLSLVFPTVLHGVLHYVISSVVQKVVLLILKRKAYDGHLAEGASPVQSMLDAYFPELIANFAASLCSDVTLYPLETVLHRLHVQGTRTIIDNTDLGYEVLPINTQYEGVRDCVNTIRQEEGALGFYKGFGAVVIQYTLHAAVLQITKIIYSTLLQNSA
- the SLC25A46 gene encoding mitochondrial outer membrane protein SLC25A46 isoform X1; its protein translation is MHPRRPDGFDGLGYRGGARDEPGFGGAFPARSFSSASDLSRWVTSPPDIPGSRNLHWAEESPPRGAPAPCTPPEGPAEGPCPGGAGRSGGEGLGGGEQLNRFAGFGIGLASLFTENVLAQPCIVLRRQCQVNYHARHYHLTPFTVINIMYSFNKTQGPRALWKGMGSTFIVQGITLGAEGIISEFTPLPREISHKWNPKQIGEHLLLKSLTYIVAMPFYSASLIETVQSEIIRDGAGILECVKEGIGRAIGLGVPHSKRLLPLLSLVFPTVLHGVLHYVISSVVQKVVLLILKRKAYDGHLAEGASPVQSMLDAYFPELIANFAASLCSDVTLYPLETVLHRLHVQGTRTIIDNTDLGYEVLPINTQYEGVRDCVNTIRQEEGALGFYKGFGAVVIQYTLHAAVLQITKIIYSTLLQNSA